Genomic DNA from bacterium:
GCTGGATTTTTTTACCATCATATTCTAAATAAAATTTTACAGTTCTTCCAAATGTTGCATAATTACCAAACAGAGAAACTCTGAAATAAAGTTTATCAGAAATATCCTTTAAAGCCATATTTATAATATTCATTTCAACTTTTTGATGTTTTTCTGTAGCATTTTTTGAAAGCAGGGCAACTCTTAAAAAGGGAGTAATCAATGTAGCTCTGCCTTTGCCGTACTCATATTCATACCCTACTGTCCATTTTTCTGTAAATTCTGTAAAAGTTAAAGAGACATTTTCTTTACCATAATTTATTGCTTCTTCTATTTGTTCAGAACTCAAAACTTCTTCCAGATTTATTTTATTTCTACTACATCCAGATATTAAAACACAAAGGCAAATTAAGAAGATAACTTTTCTCATCTTTTTACCCTTTTAGTAATTTATTTTAACGCTCTTCTTTATTAAGGTCAACTTTTATGATAATATAATAAAAAAGGAGAAAAATGGAAAAGGTATTGATTTTTGACACAACTTTAAGGGATGGTGAGCAATCACCGGGAGCAAGTTTAACAAGCGATGAAAAACTTAAAATTGCTTTACAACTTGAAAAACTCGGTGTTGATATTATTGAAGGAGGATTCCCTATTTCAAGTCCTGATGATGCAAAAGCAGTAAGAATTATTGGAGAAAATGTTAAAAAGTCTATTGTATGTGCTCTTGCAAGGTGTAGAGATGAAGATATTGATATTGCTTTAAAATCACTTGAAAAGGCAAGAAAACCAAGATTACATCTTTTTCTTGCAACGAGTGAAATACACAGAAAATATAAATTAAAAAAAGCAAAAGAGGAGATAATAAGAATAGCAAAAGAAAAGGTAAAATATGCAAAAAAATTTATTGATGATATTGAATTTTCTCCAGAAGATGCTTCAAGAACAGAACCAGATTTCCTTCTTGATGTCTGTAAAGCAGTTATAGAAGAAGGTGCAAAAACATTAAATATTCCAGACACAGTTGGTTATGCAATACCTGAAGAATTCGGGAAACTTATAAAATTTTTAAAAGAAAATTTACCCGAAGATATTATTATAAGTGTTCACTGTCATAATGATTTAGGACTTGCTGTAAGTAATTCTCTGTCAGCAATTTTAAATGGAGCAAGACAGGTTGAATGTACAATAAATGGAATTGGTGAAAGAGCAGGAAATGCATCTTTAGAAGAAATTGTTATGAATCTTGTTGTCAGAAAAAATTATTATAAAGTTGAAACAAATATAAAGACACAGGAAATTTACAAAACAAGTCGTCTCGTCTCAACTTTAACTGGTATTCCAGTTCAACCAAACAAGGCAATTGTTGGTAAAAATGCTTTCAGACATGAGGCAGGAATCCATCAGGATGGAATATTGAAACACAGATTGACCTACGAAATAATGGACCCGAAGATGATAGGGATACCTGAAAGCGAACTTGTTCTTGGAAAACATTCTGGAAGACATGCTTTAAGAGAAAGGTTGAAAACATTGGGATTTGAATTTAGTGATGAAAAATTTGAAGTAATATTTGAGAAATTTAAAAAACTTGCTGAAAAGAAAAAAGATATTCATGATATAGATTTAATTGCTATAGCAGAAGAAGAGTTTGTTTCTATTAAATCCATTTATTCACTTGAATACTTCCATATAATTTCAGGTTCATCCACAATTCCTTCGGCAACTGTGAGATTAAAAAAAGAAGGGAAAATAATAGAAGATGCTTCAAGAGGAGATGGACCAGTTGATGCACTTTATAAAGCAATAGACAGAATTACAAAACTCTCACCTATCTTAAAAGAATATAAAATTAATGCGATAACAGGGGGTAAGGATGCTCAAGGAGAAGTAAATGTGACACTTGAAATTAATGGAATTACTGTTTATGGAAAAGGTGTAAGTACAGATATAATTGAAGCAAGTGGAAAAGCATATTTAAATGCAATAAATTTTTATCTTGTAAGAAAAGAGACAGGAAAAAAGATAATCAAAGGAGCATAAAATGACAATATCCCAGAAAATTCTTGCAAAACATTGTGGAAGAGAAGAAGTTTTTCCTTCTGAATATGTGGAATGCAGTGTTGATTTAATTCTTGCCAATGACATAACAGGACCTCTTGCTATTGAAGAATTTGAAAAAGTTGGTGCTGAAAATGTTTTTGAACCTTCAAAGATAGTTCTTGTACCAGACCATTTTACACCATGTAAGGATATTAAAAGTGCTGAACTTGTAAAAAAAATAAGAGACTTTTCAAAAAAATATGGCGTTAAATTTTACGAAATTGGGAGTGTTGGGATTGAACACGCACTTTTACCGGAAGAAGGACTGACTTTACCAGGACAGTTAATTATTGGTGCGGATAGCCATACCTGTACATATGGAGCAGTTGGAGCATTTTCTACAGGAGTTGGAAGTACTGATGTTGCTTATGCAATAATAACAGGAAAATTGTGGTTTAAAGTACCAGAAACTATAAAATTTTATTATTATGGGAAACTGAATGATTATGTTGGTGGAAAAGATTTAATTATTTACACAATCGGTTTAATTGGTGTTGATGGAGCAAATTATAAAAGTATGGAATTTACAGGTCCTGTTATTGAAAATTTACCAATTGATGATAGATTTACAATGTGTAATATGGCTAT
This window encodes:
- a CDS encoding 2-isopropylmalate synthase; translated protein: MEKVLIFDTTLRDGEQSPGASLTSDEKLKIALQLEKLGVDIIEGGFPISSPDDAKAVRIIGENVKKSIVCALARCRDEDIDIALKSLEKARKPRLHLFLATSEIHRKYKLKKAKEEIIRIAKEKVKYAKKFIDDIEFSPEDASRTEPDFLLDVCKAVIEEGAKTLNIPDTVGYAIPEEFGKLIKFLKENLPEDIIISVHCHNDLGLAVSNSLSAILNGARQVECTINGIGERAGNASLEEIVMNLVVRKNYYKVETNIKTQEIYKTSRLVSTLTGIPVQPNKAIVGKNAFRHEAGIHQDGILKHRLTYEIMDPKMIGIPESELVLGKHSGRHALRERLKTLGFEFSDEKFEVIFEKFKKLAEKKKDIHDIDLIAIAEEEFVSIKSIYSLEYFHIISGSSTIPSATVRLKKEGKIIEDASRGDGPVDALYKAIDRITKLSPILKEYKINAITGGKDAQGEVNVTLEINGITVYGKGVSTDIIEASGKAYLNAINFYLVRKETGKKIIKGA
- a CDS encoding aconitase family protein, whose product is MTISQKILAKHCGREEVFPSEYVECSVDLILANDITGPLAIEEFEKVGAENVFEPSKIVLVPDHFTPCKDIKSAELVKKIRDFSKKYGVKFYEIGSVGIEHALLPEEGLTLPGQLIIGADSHTCTYGAVGAFSTGVGSTDVAYAIITGKLWFKVPETIKFYYYGKLNDYVGGKDLIIYTIGLIGVDGANYKSMEFTGPVIENLPIDDRFTMCNMA